TCTTCCAATACCGCTCGGTGTGAAAGAATTACCCGGTTTTTCTCTTCATCAAGTTCAACTACTTTGAGAGAAAGGGTACGCCCTTTATAATCAGAGAAATCTTCGACAAAATGACGCTCTACTAGTGAAGCAGGAATGAATCCTCTAACACCAAGATCGACAACGAGACCACCTTTTACAACATCTTTCACTTCTGCTTCAAATACTACGTTATTTTCAAACTTTTGTTGTAAATCAGCCCATGCTTTTTCAGCATCAACCGCACGTTTAGAAAGGACAATTTCATCATCATCAAGCTTTTTTACTTTTAACGTAAGCTCGTCACCTTCAGATACTGCATCACCAGCTTTCTCGATGTGCAAGCTTGAAAGTTCGCTAATTGGTACGATCCCTTCTGTTTTGTAACCAATGTCTACAAGCACTTGCTTCTCATCTACTTTCGTAACAGTACCAGTGACAGTGTCACCTACTTCAAAGCTCTTCATTTCTGATACTTCTTGATTCATTTCTTCAGCCATTTCAACTACCTCCTTGAATCCCTACAAACGCCAAAGTCTGCTTATCATTATTTTCAGAACATAAAATGTTCTTTTTTCTAACTTCTAACAAATGGGTGCATTTGTCAAGTATAAAGAATATAATTATTTATATTTTTCAATCAATTTGGCGATTGCTGACATAATTATTTCGGTTGCATCTTTCGCTGTAGCCTTTTCCTCACGTAGCTTAGTCATTTCAATTGGTTCACCAATAATCACTTTTACTTTTGAAAAAGGTCTATATGAGCCGATTATTGCAGCAGGAACCACTTCAGCATTTGAACGCAAAGCGAAGAAACCTGCACCTGACATTCCTTCACCTAATTCCCCCGTCTTACTTCGGGTGCCTTCAGGAAACAAACCTAACACTTCACCATCCTTAAGCAATTTCAGACCTTGGCGAAGCGCTTGCTTATCGCTCATTCCACGTCTAACAGGAAAAGCGTTTAAGCTTAACAAAACCTGCTTCATAACTGGAAGTTTAAATAACTCTTCCTTTGCCATATAATGTACATCACGAGGAAACGAGATTCCAAGCATAGGTGGATCAAAGTTAGAAATATGATTGGAACACAATAAAACACCTTTATCTTTAGGAACATTTTCAGAACCAATTACCTCAACACGGTATGTTGTTCTAAAAATGCCCTTCACTAGAACATAACCAAACTTATACAGATTCACTTCATCCAACCCTCTCATTTATAAGATTACTAATTTTCTCAACAACTTCATGAATTGTGAGAGAGGTTGTATCTAGTTCTATTGCATCATCCGCTTTCTTCAATGGAGAAACTTCACGCTCCATATCGAGCTTATCACGTTGAGATATTTCTTCTTTTAACTTCGACAAATCAGCCGAGATTCCCTTTTTCACGTTCTCTTCATAACGTCTTTGTGCACGCTCATCAACTGACGCAATCATATAAATTTTCACTTCAGCATGTGGTAAAACATGCGTTCCAATGTCTCTTCCATCCATAACAACACTTGCACCTTCAGAAAGTTCTCGTTGTCGCTCAACCATTTCTTCACGAACAGAACGATATGCAGCAACTATTGATACGTTATTAGACACTTCGTTGGAACGAATTTTATCCGTTACTTCCTCACCATTAATAAAGACAAGTTGACCATTAATAGAAGGTTTTAATTCAA
The sequence above is a segment of the Bacillus solimangrovi genome. Coding sequences within it:
- a CDS encoding lysophospholipid acyltransferase family protein; the protein is MNLYKFGYVLVKGIFRTTYRVEVIGSENVPKDKGVLLCSNHISNFDPPMLGISFPRDVHYMAKEELFKLPVMKQVLLSLNAFPVRRGMSDKQALRQGLKLLKDGEVLGLFPEGTRSKTGELGEGMSGAGFFALRSNAEVVPAAIIGSYRPFSKVKVIIGEPIEMTKLREEKATAKDATEIIMSAIAKLIEKYK
- the cmk gene encoding (d)CMP kinase, whose protein sequence is MSKVSVAIDGPAAAGKSTIAKLLAERFNYIYIDTGAMYRALTYAAINAKLDLESERELFALLREMKIELKPSINGQLVFINGEEVTDKIRSNEVSNNVSIVAAYRSVREEMVERQRELSEGASVVMDGRDIGTHVLPHAEVKIYMIASVDERAQRRYEENVKKGISADLSKLKEEISQRDKLDMEREVSPLKKADDAIELDTTSLTIHEVVEKISNLINERVG